A part of Aquibium oceanicum genomic DNA contains:
- a CDS encoding tellurite resistance TerB family protein yields MIQPANVQEALVHIMVAVSASDSNMTDRELAKMGTVVRTMPVFVDFEPESLLDVARRSHQVLQQDETLNDIVASIVEAIPARLRDTAYSVAVEIAAADRRVRPEELRILQILRGHLGIDTLTAAAIERAAVIRHRTLV; encoded by the coding sequence TTGATCCAGCCGGCCAACGTTCAGGAAGCGCTCGTCCACATCATGGTGGCGGTGTCCGCGTCCGACAGCAACATGACGGACCGCGAACTGGCAAAGATGGGAACCGTGGTGCGGACCATGCCGGTGTTCGTCGACTTCGAGCCCGAAAGCCTCCTCGACGTCGCCCGCAGGAGCCACCAGGTGCTTCAGCAGGACGAGACGCTCAACGACATCGTGGCTTCGATCGTCGAGGCCATACCGGCCCGGCTTAGGGACACGGCCTATTCCGTGGCGGTGGAGATAGCCGCAGCGGATCGCCGCGTCAGGCCGGAGGAACTGCGCATCCTCCAGATCCTGCGAGGGCATCTCGGCATCGACACGCTGACCGCGGCGGCCATCGAGAGGGCGGCCGTCATCAGGCATCGGACGCTCGTCTGA
- a CDS encoding glycosyltransferase encodes MGDRGLPPGLGRRRDPAAGPPPGIGGWSEGVRLLDRLRLLNGWDGFLARLRLTDDVAMRLAERARVNRTCLHSELLSSGIVPEDAHFRALSAELGLPFLDAIDPARLLTGEAGALAALRSARGSGMSLLENGGAETLLVIAPVKLDIIAFKALLARRPRLASRLVVASPSTLRAALLARVHAHLLREACRGLFNVWPAMSARFITDSWQAFFVGVAIVAVPVLLFLAPVVTALSVYACFSTLFLGCIGLRLASAVSETIGDEVRLGARPADADLPAYTVLVALHSEAEVIPDLLAALAGLDWPRSKLEIKLVCEEDDEATLAAIGRQTLRPWVEVIKVPPSEPRTKPKALSFALPLAGGELIALYDAEDRPHPMQLREAWARFRDEGDDLACVQAPLSITNGRYGILPFMFRLEYAALFRGILPWLSSNDLLIPLGGTSNHFRGLMYQEHQTSGSGKAVIPLQSARGLTDG; translated from the coding sequence ATGGGGGACAGGGGTCTTCCGCCCGGCCTTGGCCGCCGGCGTGATCCGGCTGCCGGCCCGCCACCGGGGATCGGTGGCTGGTCGGAGGGCGTTCGGCTTCTTGATCGTCTGCGCCTGCTGAACGGCTGGGACGGTTTCCTGGCGAGGCTCAGGCTGACGGACGACGTCGCCATGCGGCTGGCGGAGCGCGCCCGGGTCAACCGGACGTGCCTGCATTCCGAATTGCTTTCGTCCGGCATCGTGCCGGAGGACGCGCATTTTCGGGCACTCTCCGCCGAACTCGGATTGCCGTTTCTGGACGCGATCGACCCGGCCCGCTTGCTGACGGGAGAAGCCGGTGCGCTGGCCGCGCTCAGGAGCGCGCGCGGCAGCGGCATGTCTTTGTTGGAAAACGGAGGCGCCGAAACGCTCCTTGTGATCGCGCCGGTGAAGCTCGACATCATCGCGTTCAAGGCGCTGCTGGCGCGCCGGCCGCGGCTCGCGTCGCGCCTCGTGGTCGCCAGTCCGTCCACGCTGAGGGCAGCGCTTCTCGCACGGGTGCACGCGCATCTGCTGCGGGAGGCGTGCCGCGGTCTGTTCAATGTGTGGCCTGCCATGTCGGCCCGGTTTATCACCGATTCCTGGCAGGCGTTTTTCGTCGGCGTTGCGATCGTCGCCGTGCCCGTGCTCCTTTTCCTCGCGCCGGTCGTGACCGCGCTTTCGGTCTATGCCTGCTTCTCCACATTGTTCCTGGGCTGCATCGGCCTGCGGCTGGCATCGGCCGTATCGGAAACGATCGGCGACGAGGTCCGCCTCGGCGCCCGTCCCGCGGACGCCGATCTTCCCGCCTATACGGTGCTCGTCGCGCTCCATAGCGAGGCCGAGGTGATCCCCGACCTGCTCGCAGCGCTTGCCGGGCTCGACTGGCCGCGCAGCAAGCTGGAAATCAAGCTGGTCTGCGAGGAGGACGACGAGGCGACGCTCGCGGCGATCGGGCGACAGACGCTCCGTCCCTGGGTGGAAGTCATCAAAGTGCCACCGAGCGAGCCCCGCACGAAACCGAAGGCGCTCTCCTTCGCCCTGCCGCTCGCCGGCGGAGAACTGATCGCGCTCTACGACGCGGAAGACAGGCCGCATCCCATGCAGCTTCGCGAGGCATGGGCGCGGTTCCGCGACGAAGGCGACGATCTCGCCTGCGTGCAGGCGCCGCTTTCGATCACCAACGGGCGCTACGGCATCCTGCCCTTCATGTTCCGGCTCGAATACGCGGCCCTGTTCCGGGGCATCCTCCCCTGGCTGTCGTCAAACGACCTGCTCATCCCGCTCGGCGGAACCTCCAATCATTTCCGCGGCCTTATGTATCAAGAGCACCAAACATCCGGAAGCGGAAAGGCCGTGATTCCCCTACAATCCGCGCGTGGCCTCACTGACGGCTGA
- a CDS encoding enoyl-CoA hydratase-related protein — protein sequence MEILHESEFRNHTLALTLSGDGGRPILDHSAYERLSRELDRAEADDEVRVVILKGLSGCFCLGGDLSEFLDPSKHETLIKAVSGMFRRLARFSKPMLGCVDGDAIGVGCTVLFHCDLVYASPKSTFRVPFVDLGLVPDAATSLLAPEKLGYASAFRFFCLGETLKADAALKLGLISDLVEDTDPETRARQTARRLAKKPARALSQTRMLLKGDSAELCNRIDREISLFHNALQDEATIRRLKRVSRMAA from the coding sequence ATGGAGATCCTGCACGAATCCGAATTCCGCAACCACACGCTGGCATTGACCCTGTCGGGCGACGGCGGCCGCCCGATCCTCGACCACAGCGCCTACGAGCGGCTTTCGCGCGAACTGGACCGCGCCGAGGCCGACGACGAAGTCCGGGTGGTCATCCTGAAAGGGCTTTCGGGGTGTTTCTGCCTGGGCGGCGACCTTTCGGAGTTCCTCGACCCGTCCAAGCACGAGACGCTCATCAAGGCCGTCTCGGGCATGTTCCGGCGCCTGGCGAGGTTCTCGAAGCCGATGCTCGGCTGCGTCGATGGCGACGCCATCGGGGTGGGGTGCACGGTGCTGTTCCACTGCGACCTCGTCTACGCCTCGCCCAAGAGCACGTTCCGCGTCCCCTTCGTGGATCTGGGGCTGGTCCCCGATGCGGCGACGAGCCTGCTTGCGCCCGAAAAGCTCGGCTATGCCTCGGCCTTCCGCTTCTTTTGCCTTGGAGAGACCCTGAAGGCGGACGCTGCGCTGAAGCTCGGTCTCATATCGGATCTGGTCGAGGACACCGATCCCGAGACGCGGGCACGCCAAACAGCGCGACGTCTTGCCAAGAAGCCTGCACGGGCGCTTTCGCAGACGAGGATGCTGCTCAAGGGCGACAGCGCAGAGTTGTGCAACCGTATAGACAGGGAGATATCCCTGTTCCACAATGCGTTGCAGGATGAGGCAACGATCCGGCGGCTGAAACGCGTATCGCGCATGGCCGCGTGA
- a CDS encoding acyl-homoserine-lactone synthase produces MIYAMTTTELTERPDLWEEVHRLRHQIFVEEMGWDDLRRPDQMEIDQFDHDEAVHHLCMRNGRLAGYQRMLPTTQPHLLTDVLQDLCEGTSPKGPNIYELTRYAVAPAFRDGRRGVSTVGTELIAGFVEWGLRNEVDQVIIEFEPMWVLRALQLSFLARPLGYQRTYGRQQVVATLLTFNDNTLDVVRNRRNQHAPVLSNGLPDAFSYKQAS; encoded by the coding sequence ATGATCTATGCAATGACCACGACCGAACTGACCGAACGTCCCGACCTGTGGGAGGAGGTCCACCGCCTCCGCCACCAGATCTTCGTCGAGGAAATGGGATGGGACGATCTGCGCCGGCCCGACCAGATGGAGATCGACCAGTTCGATCACGATGAGGCGGTCCATCATCTGTGCATGCGCAACGGCCGCCTTGCGGGGTACCAGCGGATGCTTCCCACGACCCAGCCGCATCTCCTGACCGACGTGCTGCAGGATCTGTGCGAAGGGACCTCGCCGAAGGGACCCAACATCTACGAACTGACGCGCTACGCGGTCGCGCCCGCCTTCCGCGACGGCCGGCGCGGCGTGTCGACCGTCGGAACGGAACTCATCGCCGGCTTCGTCGAATGGGGTCTGCGGAACGAGGTGGACCAGGTGATCATCGAGTTCGAGCCGATGTGGGTGCTGCGGGCGCTGCAACTGAGCTTCCTCGCCCGTCCGCTCGGCTACCAGCGGACCTACGGCCGCCAGCAGGTCGTGGCGACGCTGCTGACGTTCAACGACAACACGCTCGACGTCGTCCGCAACCGCCGCAACCAGCACGCTCCGGTCCTGAGCAACGGACTGCCGGACGCGTTTTCCTACAAGCAAGCTTCCTGA
- a CDS encoding transporter substrate-binding domain-containing protein, which produces MVSALALLAALLGPSGSAEPTIPHFWDSRERQPKPELSNLPRLRFLTTIDFPPFNFLDESGRLTGFHVDLARAICARIDLTDTCQIQAVPWEELPQALRAGDGEAIIAGLAISAESRQRFAFSRPYLRLPARFVMHKGSAAEEPVYAGLEGKRVGVIDGSAHERALRDLFPGVRVVTYSRSDWMLDDLREGKTDAVFGDGMRLSFWLAGTGSQTCCSFAGGPYLLPEYLGTGMAVAVDPGDEQLLAAINYALREIEAEGTFAELYLRYFPLGFF; this is translated from the coding sequence ATAGTCTCGGCACTGGCCCTCCTGGCAGCACTTCTGGGCCCTTCCGGGTCTGCCGAACCGACGATCCCGCATTTCTGGGATTCGCGCGAACGGCAACCGAAGCCGGAACTGTCGAATCTCCCGCGGCTCCGCTTCCTGACCACGATCGATTTCCCTCCCTTCAATTTCCTGGACGAGAGCGGGCGGCTGACCGGCTTCCACGTGGATCTCGCCCGCGCGATCTGCGCCAGGATAGACCTCACCGACACCTGCCAGATACAGGCGGTGCCATGGGAGGAACTGCCCCAGGCGCTGCGGGCCGGTGACGGTGAAGCCATCATCGCCGGACTTGCCATCAGCGCGGAGTCGCGCCAGCGCTTCGCCTTCTCGCGCCCCTATCTGCGACTGCCCGCCCGCTTTGTCATGCACAAAGGCAGCGCGGCCGAGGAACCGGTCTATGCCGGGCTCGAGGGCAAGCGCGTCGGCGTGATCGACGGTTCAGCGCACGAAAGGGCCCTGAGGGACCTCTTTCCCGGCGTCAGGGTCGTCACATACAGCCGGTCGGACTGGATGCTCGACGATCTTCGCGAAGGCAAGACCGATGCCGTGTTCGGCGACGGAATGCGGCTCTCGTTCTGGCTGGCCGGGACTGGCTCGCAGACCTGCTGCAGCTTCGCCGGCGGCCCCTATCTCCTTCCGGAGTACCTGGGAACGGGAATGGCGGTCGCCGTGGATCCGGGAGACGAGCAACTGCTCGCGGCGATCAACTATGCGCTGCGCGAGATCGAGGCCGAAGGCACGTTCGCGGAACTCTACTTGCGATATTTTCCCCTCGGGTTCTTTTGA
- a CDS encoding helix-turn-helix transcriptional regulator, whose product MGQFDDTLQFIDDLEHASTPEGVSRLLLRLTGNYGLTALMAGTVPSPGTPKSRQRSHAMLCEWPESWLERYVARNYVDQDPVVTYMKRQPSLVRWSAAADRLQVGRSGKRVMGDAGEFKLNDGLAFPLITLEGTVVMVSLGGEMVDISPEALGVIELAATYAVGRALQLQNAHEIFARRPDLTPRETECLKWAAEGKSEWEISQILGISEHTSEKHLLNAKRKLGAVNRVHAVAEAIRLGYIS is encoded by the coding sequence ATGGGGCAATTCGACGACACTTTGCAGTTCATCGACGACCTGGAGCACGCCTCCACGCCGGAGGGCGTCAGCCGGCTCCTTCTCCGGCTGACCGGAAACTACGGCCTCACCGCGCTCATGGCCGGGACGGTGCCTTCCCCCGGTACGCCGAAGTCGCGGCAGCGAAGCCATGCGATGCTGTGCGAATGGCCCGAATCGTGGCTCGAGCGCTACGTTGCACGCAATTACGTCGACCAGGACCCGGTCGTCACCTACATGAAGCGCCAACCCTCGCTGGTGCGCTGGAGCGCGGCGGCCGACAGGCTGCAGGTCGGTCGCAGCGGGAAGCGCGTCATGGGCGATGCCGGCGAGTTCAAGTTGAACGACGGGCTGGCCTTTCCTCTGATCACCCTGGAGGGAACGGTCGTGATGGTGTCGCTCGGCGGGGAGATGGTCGACATCTCGCCGGAAGCGCTCGGCGTCATCGAACTCGCCGCGACCTACGCGGTTGGACGGGCTCTCCAGTTGCAGAACGCCCATGAGATATTCGCCCGGCGGCCGGACCTCACGCCGCGCGAGACGGAATGTCTCAAATGGGCGGCGGAAGGGAAATCCGAGTGGGAGATTTCCCAGATACTGGGAATTTCCGAACATACCTCGGAGAAGCATCTCCTCAACGCCAAGCGCAAGCTCGGCGCGGTGAACCGCGTGCATGCCGTCGCCGAAGCGATCCGGCTCGGCTACATCTCCTAG